From Branchiostoma lanceolatum isolate klBraLanc5 chromosome 16, klBraLanc5.hap2, whole genome shotgun sequence:
aggtgaaattggaaggcataatatgaaagctaacaatctagtgcatcttcttaaagtttcaaaatttacctgccagatttaattaacctcccattgggacactaattgactacaaaaCACCGTGATCTCAACATTTCcgttttatagctactgtaccaaacagatggctttaagctaataaactaaattaggcaggtgaaattggaaggcataatatgaaagctaacaatctagtgcatcttcttaaagtttcaaaatttacctgccagatttaattaatctcccacagggacactaattgactacaagagactacgaactcaagatttccgtcttatagttactgtactgaacagatggcttttaggtaaTAAATTAAATTAGGCAGGCAAACTTgaaaggcataatatgatagctaaaattctagtgcatcttctaaaagtttcaaactttacctgccggattttattaacctcccacagggacactaattgactacaagagaccacgatctcaagatttccgctatatagctactgtactaaacagatggcttcAAGCtatagctaataaactaaattggGCAGGttaacttggaaggcataatatgatagctaacaatctagtgtaTCTTCTAAAattcttaaagtttcaaactttacctgccagatttaattaacctcccacagggacaataattgactgCAAAAGACTACGATCTCAACATTTCTCTTaactgttcagtacagtagctatatagcggaaatcttgagatcgtggtctattctagtcaattagtgtccatgtaggaggttaattaaatctggcaggtaaattttaaaacttttagaagatgtactagattgttagctatcccattatgccttccaagttcacctgcctaatttcgtttattagctaaaaaccatctgttcagtacagtaggtataagacggaaatcttgagatcgtggtctattctagtcaattagtgtccctgtgggaggtaaattaaatctggcaggtaactTTTGAAACCACtacaagatgcactagattgttagctatcctATTAtcccttccaagttcacctgcctaatttagtttattagctgaaagtcatctgttcagtacagtagctataaagcggaaatcttgagatcgtggtctattctagtcaattagtgtccctgttgGAGGTTAATTATCAGGCAGGTAAATTTgaagacttttagaagatgcactagattgttagctatcccattatgccttccaagttcacctgcctaatttagtttattagcttaaagccacCTGTACAGTACATTAgcgataaagcggaaatcttgaggtCGTAGTCTCTTGTAAACAATTAAtttccctgtgggaggttaattaaatctggcaggtaaattttaaaacttttggaACATgtactagattgttagctaccAGATGATgtcttccaagttcacctgcctaatttcgttcattagctaaaagccatctgttcagtacagtagctatatagcggaaatcttgagatcgtggtctcttgtagtcaattagtgtccctgtgggaggttaattaaatcttgcaggtaaattttaaaactcttagaagatgcactagattgttagctatcatattaagccttccaagttcacctgcctaattttgtttattagctaaaagccatctgttcagtacattagcgataaagcggaaatcctgagatcgtagtctcttgtagtcaattagtgtccctgtgggaggtaaattaaatccggcaggtaaattttaagacttttagaagacacactagaatgttagctatcatattatgcctttcaagttcacctgcctaatttcgtttattagctaaaagccatctgttcagtacagtagctataaagcggaaatcttgagatcgtggtctattctagtcaattagtgtccctttgggaggttaattaaatctggcaggtaaattttaagacttttagaagatgcactagattgttagctatcccattatgccttccaagttcacctgcttaatttagtttattagctaaaagccatctgttcagtacattaccgataaagcggaaatcttgagatcgtggtctcttgtagtcaattagtgtccctgtgggaggtaaattaaatctggcaggtaaattttgaaacttttagaagatgcactagattgttagctatcccattatgccttccaagttcacctgcttaatttagtttattagctaaaagccatctgttcagtacattaccgataaagcggaaatcttgagatcgtggtctcttgtagtcaattagtgtccctgtgggaggtaaattaaatctggcaggtaaattttgaaacttttagaagatgcactagattgttagctatcatattatgccttccaagttcacctgtcTAATTtatttattagctaaaagccatctgttcagtacagtagctatatagcggaaatcttgagatcgtggtctcttctagtcaattagtgtccctgtgggaggttaattaaatcaggcaggtaaattttgaaacttttagaagatgcactagaatgttagctattATATCATGCtatccaagttcacctgcctaatttcgttcattagcttaaagccatctgtttagtacagtagctataaagctgAAATCATGGGATCGTAGTGATTTGtattcaattagtgtccctgtgggaggtaaattaaatccggcaggcaAATTTTAAAACTTCAAGAAGaagcactagattgttagctatcatattatgccttccaagttcacctgcctaatctaatttattagctaaaagccatctgtccagtacagtagctataagacggaaatcCGAAAGTCATTTGTTTTGTATATCATGGTATTGTATTAGCAGTAATGACCATACCTGATTACGCCATCATTCTTGAGGGAGTTAATTATATCCCGTAGGTTAATTGGGACACGTTCACTTGTGTTTCTCTAAAAGGTGGTAGCAACAATTACTAGGCGTTTAAGTTCAACTGCAATTCACACATTTTCCAGTAGGAGTCGCTCTGatggttatttgttgttgtttttctgtgttttttcccaTTTAAAGTAAGCTGACTTTCAAAGTATAGTCCCGAGTCTTCACAGAAGAGATCTTGTATCTATTTTGTCCACATTCACTTCGAAAAACCCGACGAATCAAATAAATCAGCAAATATAGTGAGTAATGGTGCCTCCAAATCAGCTGCTAGCTTTCCTATAGCTGAATCGGCTGCTGGAATGGCCTTTTGAATCGGCTGCTGGAATCGGCTGCCGAAAGGGCTGCTAACTTTAGGTCGGTCATAACTGGTCTCACtagtaagaaaatacaaaacagcagatttaacgagtctttgtcgaagacgttagctgtgaatcatatctagaaacactcaaaggatgagtaaacagacggcgaggagagtgtAGTTATAATTttcagacaaagtgcaaacctaagaaattatatcgttccagacatgacgtttggagagttttacgtgtgtctcgctctccaaaatatgatctACTGCGAGACTAcaataatcaggtacaggtacaggtccggacctggacctgaccctctggacctggacctggaccggacctgaattttatgtaccggtacccacccctagttaaCATACATCTTTTACcgtgaatgttttttttttcataaatgagggtggttaagcagaATAAGAAGGCCATgcaattgttgataagatataaaagaacaaaaagcaagacgagtttttctcaaccaccctgacattctttttgtaatctaacttttgtcaggccttgttaggcacattgtaataaaccataggctgaggttaattaatctaattaatcagaaaatagagggtcccctggggaattcggtagaatattaaatgctttttgatgcgcacgtaACTAGTGGGTACTtcatcgtatactgtaaaaattattaatttttacttcctaaaattattatctattgtaATATAACTcacccctctggactttaggactcctttaaacaaGGGCTAATAAACATAACTGTGAATGTCCTAATTTGAAATGCTTTTTTAGGCGTTTTAACTCAGAGCGTCCCATCGCTTGCCGCTGGAAAATGGTTTTGCACACATAATCATTCATATCAAGACCATATTTGAGTAGCATTTATAATGTTAAAAGAACCTTTCGCGCTCTGGGCCACAACCCGTAAAACGTTGGAAGATAGTGTCAGCAACGTACCTTACATTTTTCTCCATGCTATACAACGTGCTCTAACTTTTAAGACATTTGTGTATTTTCGCTCTCCTCAGAAGTTGGTCATGAATTTAAATATTTTACCTGTCCTTTATTGAGAGATTGTGTGTTTTCGTACTTCTTTCCTTGATTAAGGATAGCTGCTATCTATTGCTATCCAGCTCGTGTTGCGGCATGAAAGTCTGTTAGTGCCACAAAGTGAATGCCGACCGAAATCATGATCATTCAAAAACCGCCAAAGAGTCGATTGATAAAGTACCGTCCGTATTCGCTCCAGCGCGGATCTGTTATAGCAAATCAAAAGCGGCATGCTGACGGCAGCGTTGTCGACGTTGTTTTTCGTAGGTCAGAAACTCAATTTTCTGAGGTTTTATAaagctttatttcttatgtGCATAGAATTGCCAGTGACCTCCTATTCAGCGCCACCCATATCGTTGTTAAAATATTAACTTTTGGACatagaaatgaatgaatatatacaagtataattatatatttgATAATAATACAAATGACAACTGTGCCGTAggactatttttttttctttcatttttaatcAGCATACATGCATTCGGTGACATTGAAGACGGCGTGATCATGCATAATAAGAACTGTACAATCCATCTCAAGTTAGAGCACAATTGCCTAAACCCGAGCTGTCACTTTCCAGATGTACGCAACTAGGCAACATTGCCAGAAAATCTCCTACGTATGCCGTATACACGAGCTTatgatgatattgatatgaAACTCCTTGCACGTGTGATTTGCTTACTTTTAGTGCGTGCGTCGCAGCATCTTGTTCAAGGTATTCTAAAACCAAGAAGATAGCGGGGACTCTTGAAGTTGTGAAAATATGACGACGTTCTTCCTATGTGAAATAGTACTGTCCACTTCATACCCCCTTCTTACTTTAAGTAGTTGAATTTAATTGACTTGATATATGTTGTACCCCAAACCATGCACATGAGCGAACTGATTGAAGGCAGACACTAACTCTTGCTTACTTCTATAACGAAAATAACTTTCTACCCAAATACATATGATATTTTTCATGACGTTCGGTCACTATTCATCTGCAGAAGCTAATTTGGCCCTTGGAAAGAAAGCAACGAGTTCCACCGGTATCTACGGCAGACCCGAAAAGGCTGTGGATGGTTCTTGGGAAGAGTGCGCAGTAACAAGCCGCTGGTGGAAGGTTGACCTGGGAGCTTACTACGTAGTCAACCGTGTCAGGGCTGTGAGCAGTGGTAAGTTGGTTCTGCAAGGACAgttacatttatgtcatacattATAGTTATACACTTATGCTAATATAATGTCATTCTTTTATCAATAGCATCTACCTTCTCTCTTTATGgtctaaaaaaatatattttggacAGAGGTGGCAAATTTGGATTGGTCCATTTTACATGGGGTGCCActatggaagagtccattcttgcctCGGGGATTTTCAATTAATTTTTTGACAGGGTCGATTACCCCAAAAGTCCCCTTTTAGAGAATCGGAAGTTTTCGGAATGACTCATTATGCATAAGGTTCTTGCGGAAGAGGCCTTTTTTGCATAGAGGGCAACTTGGGAGAATCCAATTTTGGACTGGAATGACTTTGCAGTTGTTCACTTCTTGAAGTTAAAGTTATTATCATGGAATGTTCAATTTTTGTACTAGGGTTATTTatgaacagtccatttttgcatggggagggagacgGAGTGACATTTTCTGTATTTACAAACAAATATTACCTTTCTagttttgactttttttaacGCAGGTAACTTACAACATGCAACGGTGAGAGTTGGCCCGAACGAGAACGTCACTCAGAACAACCAATGTGGACAGATGGAAGTAATTGGATCAGCTATAATGCCCACTGAGTTCAACTGCGATCCGCTGATATCGGCTCGTTATGTATCAGTACATATTGTGCATTTCCGCCAGATGCTGCTGTGCGAGGTAGAGGTCTATGTTACAGGTGAAATATACAGGCCTTAGTTTCGATACGTCTACAGGAAAGGACGATGAATTAGAAAATAAAGATACAGAAAACGTGATTAatgtcaagcatataaaaatatTGTCAGTGGTGCTGTACTCAACAGATAATGTTATCTTAGCGGTGCTACATACAATATGAAACTTATCACACCACTTCTTGTAATGTAATGAAATGTAATAACATTTCTCACTAACATAAGTATTTCTGATTTCTTCAATCTCTTGTTATTCTACTTTTATGCGACCATTCTTATCACCTCCATCAAATAGGTTACTTTTCAATGCTTTCAATGccgttttgtttttgtatttttttaaatagacAAGAGAACCATGACTGGCTAATACCCTTCTTTCACTGAACCATTTCTTTTAGCCTTCTATAATGTATATACGTTTAATTTTTTCAACgcctgtttttgtttcctttcttaCCTTAAGATATCTGCTGTGACGATGCCATAGCAGTCTTGAATGGCCAGATCACTGCTTCCAACGGCTTCTGTTCAGGGAACGACGCCCAGTTCTCTTGTGACCCTGGATACGAGCTCGTCGGTAGGTCCACTGTCACCTGCCAAGGTAACGGAAGCTGGGACGGAGAAATTCCGACTTGCGAACGTGAGTTATTAACTGCAATTCACAATGGGAACGTCATGATAAATTTCATGGTTGTCCTGATTCTTTTAGATTGACTAAATTTCTGTCATACATGAAGCCCTGAAAGTACACATGAGGCCCTGCAAGTACACCgggtgaaaaaaatgtattctgCTTTACCTATTTCCTTAGGCGCAAAGGGTATCATGTAATTCTGAAACCTAAAGAGGTTCTGACCACTGCTTGGTGCTTTAAGtatagcccctgtcacacttgtgcgtatatacaagtccgcatgagttgcgtatcaacatgttttggtaaaggttaagtttgcagccgaataagtaatttcttaggttcgatcactaggatgcacaacggtgggtcaaagtagaaaacaacttttaccCCGCAAAccttaaacaacaaaaaaagttaatgcgcaactcacgcgtacttgaatatacgcacaagtgtgacagggccctactGGATTGACAACATATCTTGGTCATCTGGCTTAATTGGCGGAAAATTCTCGTTCCATTCTGTACATTTTCAGGTGTCTGCTGTGACAATACCACTGAAGTCATGAACGGCCAGGTTAACGCTACCGACGGTTACTGCTTCGGGGACGATATCCAGTTCTCTTGTGACCCTGGACACGAGCTTGTGGGCAGATCCAATGCCACCTGCCAAGAGGACGGGAGCTGGGGACGAGAACTTCCTACTTGCCAACGTGAGCTACTAAAGCCTCTTTCTGTACTGTATTGTTTCTTAAAATCTGATTCAGAAAAGGTGAGAAAATGACACTTTGAGCCGGCTATTCAAATTTGAACTTTCTTGCACCCAAAAGGGAGAGGGGTGTAATATAAAATTCGCCAAAGGCTCTGAGCAATAAAGCCAAAAAATACACCAAAAGACGATCCAAGCCGGTTATGATGCGTCTACATGAAATAGCAATGAAAAGAAGAGAGAACAAAAAGTCAGTGTGCGATTAGGAGGATGTAAGGAGAATGGCTGCTGATCGAGCCAGCTGGACGaacctaactgcctcatgtATGTCGGGCGGGccccggttcgaatcccctgacgccaccgatcgtgtgcccttgagaaagtcacttaacacgacttttctcactccactcagTTGTAGAAATGggcatattgttctctgtacgtggcactgttaactTATAGTAAGTTATGAAAACTTGAGTGTTGTCCATGTGTATCCAAAAAGCGaatgtttcatttttcaaattcgtttttctttcctttttaaaTCCTAAGGTATCTGCTGTGACGATACCATAGAAATCCTGAATGGCCAGATTACTGCTTCCAACGGCTTCTGTTCAGGGAACGACGCCCAGTTCTCTTGTGACCCTGGATACGAGCTCGTCGGTAGGTCCACAGTCACCTGCCAAGAGGACAGAAGATGGGATGGAGAAATTCCGACTTGCCGACGTGAGTTACCAACCGCTACTTGTGAAcgtcattatgtttagccataagtatggctaaacatattgttttctctcatgtttcttcttcttcttcttcttctcctgtcaaattttcaaatcgattcatctctgtcattttttgaccaaatgacctgaaatttggtacagaggtaaagtaggcaaaaaccaatgtgcggtCTTTTCCTCcctttgatattgaccttgaaagtgattttattgaggtttttaggctatttttagcatatcttggcctcctgcgccctggtatttcaaccgaatgacctgaaatttgctgtatatgtggcttgaacaaatattttaaggactacattcccatttttggcatacatatattcaaaacgatttattttgggctttcttgacaatatttgccgcttctgtcactttcaatactacatatgacctacaggtcattgacccctagtgccttgcacctggccaagctggaagtttgcttacgaggaggaaagaccggacataaacatttaacgtgattatcgggaaaacaccatgttcccttaaactcagtggtcaAATTGCAGTTtcggaaattttataacagaaaacaagttaaatcaatgattttgtgaatgtttattctagcattagttattccagatattttcaaactccaaattcttcaacacaacacgggagatcgtttctcctcagactggcgcgacactcctgtcaaaattgattgatgatctctctctgccgccgacttcatacatgatcaaaggcgggtggtaggcggtgcgcgcgaagtgttgcacaaggaattctcacgctgaggggtacatgaaataatgctacaaaatagacctctatgaatcgggctacattcagcaatggtagacggattcggggcatgccgcgcaaaacacattgtctcactggggacaggcgttttggtcccgcacgttgtcgcagcggtgcgtcgccgctacgcgatcgaaagcacgccgctgtctgtctcggacaaacacgcgtctcccgtgatgtgtagcgtccaccaccaggccttcctacatgtcctacgtacgggcgtatggatcgtagaattcggcaaaaaaggaatgattaggccagtagagtcagtccccgataaggtcaatgattcgcccctttgcgctagcttgtaacgttaaatgaatgtaccctctggtggccaaacttcactgacaaactttctccctattatcatcatgagcttgcgttagtctggtactagtgactattatgtgccgggaatgtttatctatcgcacgccttggaaggaagttcaaccatgataaatggtcggccgttgcgaaaatttggaatcccatgctgttgattttcgtgattgaatctgtaagaaaatatattttcatgtcgttcatgtttttgggacggacgccgggacggggtgaattttttctatcattttcgtcccgttagtaatgcaaatcgaatcgtgttgcacaagaggcaaaacactaaaaacgtgggtcttgtggagtgttttggagcgggaaaatgccggatattagcggtgccgaacagtgtacatcgtcgcgcgcgggtgacgctccgtcaaaacaaatccgctggtggtctagcgcggccaccgaatataggcagaaacacacaggaggacttagcaccttcgtttatgagggcaattgtgaaaatcttttgttacaaatttttcgaacattgaaacatttggatagatggtttgaaactgttctaaataaagagatttttgtgtagttacgttcgaaatgtttccaacgtatgtgaaataagttcaaacatgttataagtttcaattctaattgtttgaacactttagaactattgtgacttagacattcttttaatcaaaatagttcaaacatattacaaatattatattaaaaccctctcggtgactttgaattgactcaaatatgttgtttttggtcatttccttcgtctcctgtcaaatcttcatatgtatactatggaaaacttcattcttccctggggttgatcttttttaatttaattttgaactgggttgattatgcgcaagagtgtaattttcagcggatatttttcgactggtttacatggaaatgtcacggaatatcccattcttgcaaggggaggattcttaaattatttatttcaattttgagctggatgattatgaaaaagtccattttttagcagaagtgtatttgtttatcaattagtggatatggttgtggactggtccatattgtgttgaggtgctactggaagactcaattttggacttgggtgattaatttttttagtgcaagtattttagaatggtccattgttattttgggagagtccatttttggcat
This genomic window contains:
- the LOC136422010 gene encoding E-selectin-like isoform X1; translated protein: MEVIGSAIMPTEFNCDPLISARYVSVHIVHFRQMLLCEVEVYVTDICCDDAIAVLNGQITASNGFCSGNDAQFSCDPGYELVGRSTVTCQGNGSWDGEIPTCERVCCDNTTEVMNGQVNATDGYCFGDDIQFSCDPGHELVGRSNATCQEDGSWGRELPTCQRICCDDTIEILNGQITASNGFCSGNDAQFSCDPGYELVGRSTVTCQEDRRWDGEIPTCRRLCCDNTTEIINGQVNATDGYCYGDDIQFFCDPGYELIGRSSATCQDDGSWGRELPTCKLHTEESSTSNGAIVGAIFGGAFAVVVVVVVVVAVRRRRTKRGSQEYAEMENITGE
- the LOC136422010 gene encoding E-selectin-like isoform X2; protein product: MEVIGSAIMPTEFNCDPLISARYVSVHIVHFRQMLLCEVEVYVTDICCDDAIAVLNGQITASNGFCSGNDAQFSCDPGYELVGRSTVTCQGNGSWDGEIPTCERVCCDNTTEVMNGQVNATDGYCFGDDIQFSCDPGHELVGRSNATCQEDGSWGRELPTCQRICCDDTIEILNGQITASNGFCSGNDAQFSCDPGYELVGRSTVTCQEDRRWDGEIPTCRLHTEESSTSNGAIVGAIFGGAFAVVVVVVVVVAVRRRRTKRGSQEYAEMENITGE
- the LOC136422010 gene encoding E-selectin-like isoform X3, yielding MEVIGSAIMPTEFNCDPLISARYVSVHIVHFRQMLLCEVEVYVTDICCDDAIAVLNGQITASNGFCSGNDAQFSCDPGYELVGRSTVTCQGNGSWDGEIPTCERICCDDTIEILNGQITASNGFCSGNDAQFSCDPGYELVGRSTVTCQEDRRWDGEIPTCRRLCCDNTTEIINGQVNATDGYCYGDDIQFFCDPGYELIGRSSATCQDDGSWGRELPTCKLHTEESSTSNGAIVGAIFGGAFAVVVVVVVVVAVRRRRTKRGSQEYAEMENITGE